GCCGCCGACGTGCCGTTGCTGGTGGCGGGCTCGCCCCACCTGGTCTCGGTCTGCGAGGCGCGCCGCGGGTGGGAGCCGGTGCTGCCCGCGATCGCGGGCTACCGCTACGTCGGCGCCGACCAGGGCACCATCGGGCGGCGCGAGGTCGGCCTGCTGGTGCGCGAGGACGTCGAGGTCGTCGAGTCCGGCCTCGAGCCGCTGTCGCGCGCCGTGCCCCGCTCCCCCGTCGCCCACGACCGGTGGGGTGCCTGGGCCCGCGTGGTGCTGCCCGGCGGCGTCCGGGCGCTGGCCTGGTCGACGCACCGCAACGCGTTCGTGCAGCGCCGCGACGGCGGCGTACGCCCGGTGTGGCGCGGCACCCGCGAGTACGCCGCCCACGCCCGCGCCGAGACCGACCTGCTGCACCGCCACCGCGCGGCCGGGTGGCCGGTCCTGGGCGGCGGCGACTACAACTTCCGGGTGCCGTGCGGCGGCCTGGTCGACCCCGCCCGGGCCTGGGCCTACGCGCCGCACCGCTCGTTCCCCGCCCTCGGGCTGCGCTACCTGGCCCACGGCCTCGACGGCGTCGTGCTCGACCCGGCGGCGTTCGAGCCCTCCGGCGCCCTCGACGTCCTCGACCACGACCGGACGGGGTCCGACCACGACTGGCTCACGCTGACCGTGCGGGCCGTGCCGGGCGCGCTGGGCTGAGTCAGGACCTCGACACCCCATGACTCTCGCTCTCCGTCGCGCCTCTTGCGGTGACCGAAGTCACTGTGGTGAGATGCCGTCGCACTACCGGCGAGTAACTTCAGGCAAAGGGGAGTCGTTTCGTGTCGTTCCGTCGCGTTCTGGGGGTGGCCGTGCTGGCCCCGTTGCTGCTCGCTCCTCTCGTGAGCGTTCCGGTTGAGGCTGCCGACTCACGCGAGGCCGGGATCCCGGCCTTCTACGAGCAACCAGCCACGCTGCCCGCGGCGAATGGCGACCTCGTGCGCTCCGAGCCGATGACGTACCTGCTCGACCCTGCGCATGCCAGCGACGTCGCGGTGACCTCCACGCGGATCATGTACCGCACGACCGACCGCACCGGCACGCCGGTCGCGGTCTCGGGGTCGGTCATCGTCCCCAAGTCCCCATGGTCGGGCCCCGGCCGGCGGCCGGTCATCGGATACGCGGTCGGCACCCAGGGCGTCGGTGACAAGTGCGCCCCGTCTCGACAGTTCAGCGAGGGCATCGAGTACGAAGGCGTGTTCATGACCGCGATGTTGGCGCGCGGGTACGCCTTGGCCGTCACCGACTACGAAGGCCTGGGCACCGCTGGTGCGCACACCTACATGGACCGCCTGTCGCAGGGCCACGCGGTCCTCGACGCCGTCCGCGCCGCCCAGCGACTGCCGGGATCCGGACTCGACGCCCAGAGCCCCGTCGGGCTCTACGGCTACTCCCAAGGCGGGGGCGCCGCGGCCTCGGCCGTCGAGCTCGCGCCGACGTACGCCGCGGAGCTGCGCATCAAGGGCGCCGTCGTCGGTGCAGTCCCCGCTGACCTGACCGTGCTGCCCGCCAACCTCGACGGCGGACTGTGGGCCGAGTTCCTCTGGTACGCCATGACCGGTCTTGCCGCCAGCTACGACCTGGACCTGAACCCGTACCTCAACGACCGCGGTCGTGAGTTCCTCACCGACATCTCCGACGACTGCGTCTTCGACCTGTTCAACGCCGCACTGAAGAACTCGACAGAGTTCACCACCGACGGGTCCAGCCTCGAACAGCTCACCCAGACCGAGCCGTTCAAGTCGATCCTCACCGATCAGCGCATCGGACTGAGCAAGCCCACAGCTCCGGTCCTCATCACCCACAGCCTCCTCGACGACACGATCCCCTACCGGACGGGCCGCCAGCTCGCCACCGACTGGTGCCGCCAAGGGGCCACCGTGAGGCTCAGCACGAATGCGACCCCACTCCACCTCGGAGCCATGCTCAACAACGCCACCGAGGCCTTCGGATTCCTCGAGGCCCGTTTCGCTGGCACCCCCGCCCTCAACTCGTGTTGGAGGCTCTGAGACTGGCGACCGTGCGCGGGTCCAGGGGTGGAAGTTGTGGCCATGGGTCCTCACTCCCACGCCTGACGTGTCGACATCCCGCCTGTACCCATGCTGTCCGAACGCGTTCGAGCCCACCGGCGACCTCGACGTGCTCGGCCACGACCGGACGGGATCCGACCACGACTGGCTGACGCTGACCGTGCGTGCCGTGCCGGGCGCCCGGGGCTGAGTCAGGACCGCAGCAGCGCCACCGAGCGGGTCAGCCACTCGGCCATCAGGGCGCGCTCGGCCTCGCTCAGGCCGGGCAGCTCTGGCAGCACCGCCGCGAGGGTGACCGCGGCGGTCGTCGGCCGCGCGTCGTCGGGGCGGGCCGGCTCGTCGACCAGGATGGCGGCCGCCACGGCGTCGTACGCCGCGTCGACCAGGCCGAGGTCACGCTGGTCGGCCGGGGTCTCGAGCAGGGCGATCACGGTGCCGGTGCCGGCGGCGTGGATCAGCCCGAGGGCCCGCTCCTCGTCGACGCGCAGCAGTCCTGCGGCGGCGAGCCGGCGGACGCGGGCGCGCAGCACCTCGATGCCGGCGCGGGTCGCCGGCGACGGCTGCGGGCGGCCGACGCTGCTGAGCAGCGCGTAGAGGTCGGGGTTGGCCATGCCGAACTCGACGTGCAGCCGCCAGCCGTCGCGCAGGTCGGTCACCGGGTCGACGTCGGCGTCGGCGGCGCCCGCCACCGCCGCCTGCTTGGCCCCGACGTAGGTCGCCATCACGTGCTCGGCGACCGCCTCGACGAGTCCGTCCTTGTCGCCGAACAGCCGGTAGATCGTCGGGGCCTGCACGGACGCCGCCTGGGCCACGGCGCGGGTGGTGACGGCGCGGGCGCCCTCGTCCCGCAGCAGCCGGGCGGCGGCGTCGACGATGCGGGCGCGGACGTCGTCGGTGGTGGTCTCGGGCACGGACCGATGCTAACGAAGTCTTGCTTCCGTCGTTATATCGCCGCTACGCTCGTAGCGTTATCAGTGATAGATCCACGACCGCCCCAGGAGGCACCCATGCTCGTCATCACCGGAGCGACCGGCCGGCTCGGCTCGCGGATCGTCGAGCGGGTGCTCGACCGCGTGCCCGCCGAGACCGTGGCGGTCAGCGTCCGCGACCCCGCCCAGGCCGTCGGCCTCCAGGCCCGCGGCGTGCGCGTGCGGGCCGGTGACTTCACCGACCCCGGCTCGCTGGCCCACGCCTTCGAGGGCGCCACCCGGGTGCTCGTGGTCTCGGCCGCGATCCGCGGCGACGGCGCGGTCGCCGCCAACCTCGCGGCGCTCGACACCGCCCGGGCCGCGGGGGCCGAGCACGTCCTCTACACCAGCCACCAGGCCTCGTCGCCGACCTCGCAGTTCGCCCCGCAGCACACCCACGCCGCGACCGAGGACCACCTGGCCGGGCTCGGCATGCCGTTCACGTCGCTGCGCAACGGCTTCTACGTGAGCACCCTCGAGTACTACCTGGGCGCCGCCGTCGCGACCGGGCGCCTCGCACTGCCCGCCGACGGGCCGTTCTCCTGGACCCACCACGACGACCTCGCCGAGGTGGCGGCGATCGCGCTGGTCGGCGGCCCCGACACCGACCCTGTCCTGACCGGGGTGACGCCGCCGCTGACCGCGCCCGACCTGCTCGACCTGGGCGACGTCGCCGCGGTCGCGAGCGAGGTGCTGGGCCGGCCGGTCGAGCGGGTCGTCGTGGACGACGACGAGTGGAAGCAGGGCGCCGTCGCGCAGGGCATGCCGGCG
The Nocardioides plantarum genome window above contains:
- a CDS encoding TetR/AcrR family transcriptional regulator, with amino-acid sequence MPETTTDDVRARIVDAAARLLRDEGARAVTTRAVAQAASVQAPTIYRLFGDKDGLVEAVAEHVMATYVGAKQAAVAGAADADVDPVTDLRDGWRLHVEFGMANPDLYALLSSVGRPQPSPATRAGIEVLRARVRRLAAAGLLRVDEERALGLIHAAGTGTVIALLETPADQRDLGLVDAAYDAVAAAILVDEPARPDDARPTTAAVTLAAVLPELPGLSEAERALMAEWLTRSVALLRS
- a CDS encoding lipase family protein, which produces MSVPVEAADSREAGIPAFYEQPATLPAANGDLVRSEPMTYLLDPAHASDVAVTSTRIMYRTTDRTGTPVAVSGSVIVPKSPWSGPGRRPVIGYAVGTQGVGDKCAPSRQFSEGIEYEGVFMTAMLARGYALAVTDYEGLGTAGAHTYMDRLSQGHAVLDAVRAAQRLPGSGLDAQSPVGLYGYSQGGGAAASAVELAPTYAAELRIKGAVVGAVPADLTVLPANLDGGLWAEFLWYAMTGLAASYDLDLNPYLNDRGREFLTDISDDCVFDLFNAALKNSTEFTTDGSSLEQLTQTEPFKSILTDQRIGLSKPTAPVLITHSLLDDTIPYRTGRQLATDWCRQGATVRLSTNATPLHLGAMLNNATEAFGFLEARFAGTPALNSCWRL
- a CDS encoding NAD(P)H-binding protein, producing MLVITGATGRLGSRIVERVLDRVPAETVAVSVRDPAQAVGLQARGVRVRAGDFTDPGSLAHAFEGATRVLVVSAAIRGDGAVAANLAALDTARAAGAEHVLYTSHQASSPTSQFAPQHTHAATEDHLAGLGMPFTSLRNGFYVSTLEYYLGAAVATGRLALPADGPFSWTHHDDLAEVAAIALVGGPDTDPVLTGVTPPLTAPDLLDLGDVAAVASEVLGRPVERVVVDDDEWKQGAVAQGMPAPAADFTLGMFRAAREGEFAVADPTLERVLGRPVASARSAIAALVQA